In Alteromonas sp. RKMC-009, the genomic stretch AGATTGCAGCGAACCGGATGTTTAACACCGGAGACTGGATCCAAATCACCAAATTTGAGGTGGACGGAGAAATACTGGAAATCGGTCTGACAAACGTGAAAGTGCAGAACTGGGACAAGACCATTTCTACGCTGCCCAGCTATTCACTGACAACAGAAGCGGTCAAGAACTGGCGGGGTATGCAGGAGTCAGGAGGGCGTCGGATCAAGCGCTCGGTTTACATCGATATTCATTCCATCAAACTTTGCGACAGTAAGATGATGGCCCGCTTCAGTAAGATTCGCTATATCTCAGAGTATATCGATAAGAAAGTAAAAGAACTGCAGGCGTACCACAAAGACTATTCCATTGATGAGTCCGATCTGCTGAACAGTCGCCGACTTACCAACATTGGCACTTTCCGCGCATATCTGGAAGCCTATTTACAGAAACACCCCAATATTAATCAGTCACTGACTTTGATGGTAAGACAAATGCCCCCTAACGAGCTGGGGTTACCACTGGAAGTTTACTGTTTCAGTGCGAAGAAAGAATGGGTTGCCTATGAGAAAGTTCAGGCAGATATCTTCGATCATATTATGGCAATGCTGCCCATGTTCGATTTACGGGCTTACCAGCGGGACAGCCATTTAATGCTGGCCAGTCACTATGACGATGCCCCGGAAGCCGTGTATGAAGGCAAAAGGGAATCAAAGGATAACGCGGACGGAGAAGAAAGTTCAGCGGGAGACCGTCCGCAATAGCAGAGACAGTTAAGGCTTGCCGTCACCGGCAAGCCTTAATCAATGGGAATATCTGAAAGGATTTTCCGGCGCAGAGTAAATCTGCCGGAAACATCAGGAAAGGGCGTATGCCATCAGTACGCAAACTACCAGGCCCGACACGCCGAAGAAACCATATTCAATTTTCTCCTGCATACCTTCCGCCCCGGCTTTAGCACTCATG encodes the following:
- a CDS encoding mechanosensitive ion channel family protein, which gives rise to MQIASSIRDTFVHTVKDIFPDLTTDTLLYNTLAISGILLVAAVFYIVSRILLKVQIAMLVKRSKNSWDDALLNHGFFRRLTHLVPAIVIFLLTPVLINEENLLHGFMIKTSMLYMMITALIGLFALLNTIQDVYNASYLAKRASITGFIQVAKLFFSVIVLLLCVSLIVDKNPLLIMSGLTALAAVLLLIFRDTILGFVAGIQIAANRMFNTGDWIQITKFEVDGEILEIGLTNVKVQNWDKTISTLPSYSLTTEAVKNWRGMQESGGRRIKRSVYIDIHSIKLCDSKMMARFSKIRYISEYIDKKVKELQAYHKDYSIDESDLLNSRRLTNIGTFRAYLEAYLQKHPNINQSLTLMVRQMPPNELGLPLEVYCFSAKKEWVAYEKVQADIFDHIMAMLPMFDLRAYQRDSHLMLASHYDDAPEAVYEGKRESKDNADGEESSAGDRPQ